One segment of Mycolicibacterium neworleansense DNA contains the following:
- a CDS encoding enoyl-CoA hydratase/isomerase family protein yields the protein METILLEFDHESRVATVTLNRPEALNSFNRAMCNEMRDAWHAIKDDEGINAVVLRAAGDRAFSAGLDVKSSYGQPEIVWNHEDPGELLSPKWQKMWKPVVCAVQGMCTAGALYFVNEADVVICSQEATFFDSHVSAGLVSALEPIGLMRRVGLGDTLRMALMGNDERVSADTALRIGLVTEVVARDQLWDRANEIATTIAAKPPTATQGTVKAIWESLDKPYRAAMDQGLIYTRLGNPIAKAELADRPLPKTAPRIR from the coding sequence GTGGAAACGATCCTCCTCGAGTTCGACCATGAATCACGGGTCGCCACCGTCACGCTCAACCGGCCCGAAGCGTTGAACTCGTTCAACCGCGCCATGTGCAACGAGATGCGCGACGCCTGGCACGCCATCAAAGACGACGAAGGCATCAACGCCGTGGTGTTGCGGGCGGCGGGCGACCGGGCGTTCAGTGCCGGGCTGGATGTGAAGTCCAGCTATGGTCAGCCCGAGATCGTCTGGAACCACGAGGATCCCGGCGAACTGCTGAGCCCGAAGTGGCAGAAGATGTGGAAGCCGGTGGTGTGCGCGGTACAGGGTATGTGCACGGCCGGTGCGCTGTACTTCGTCAACGAAGCCGATGTGGTGATCTGTTCGCAGGAAGCCACATTCTTCGATTCCCACGTCAGCGCCGGTCTGGTGTCGGCGCTGGAGCCCATCGGACTGATGCGCCGGGTCGGACTCGGTGACACCTTGCGGATGGCGTTGATGGGCAACGACGAACGCGTCAGCGCCGACACTGCCCTGCGCATCGGACTCGTGACCGAAGTGGTGGCCAGGGACCAATTGTGGGACCGCGCAAACGAGATCGCCACCACCATTGCGGCGAAACCGCCGACCGCCACGCAAGGCACCGTGAAAGCCATCTGGGAGTCCCTCGACAAGCCCTACCGTGCCGCCATGGATCAGGGCCTCATCTACACCCGGCTGGGCAACCCGATCGCCAAAGCCGAGCTGGCTGACCGTCCTCTTCCCAAGACCGCGCCCAGGATCCGCTGA
- a CDS encoding enoyl-CoA hydratase/isomerase family protein, with translation MSDGSVTTSRADSTLRITLHRPARRNSLSHQMIDDLVNILTAAAYDDSLRAVAITGAGDDFCTGADWVATNEAGRRPRTGDLVRRIPHTAHRAIELVATIQLPVVCAIRGWAVGLGCNLALAADFTIADSGATFWEPFIDRGFTPDSGATWLLPRLAGVARAKRMLLLGEKVSGSQAADWGLIHSAVPADELDTAVDSLLARLAAGPTVAIGLAKQAIAYGQHATLSQALNQELSNLELSCRTTDFKEGLAAFRERRDPDFQGR, from the coding sequence GTGAGTGACGGTTCGGTGACCACGTCCCGCGCGGACTCCACCCTGCGCATCACCCTGCACCGCCCGGCGCGGCGAAATTCGTTGAGCCATCAGATGATCGACGATCTGGTGAACATCCTGACCGCGGCCGCCTACGACGATTCCCTGCGCGCCGTCGCCATCACCGGGGCCGGTGACGACTTCTGCACCGGAGCCGACTGGGTGGCCACCAACGAAGCTGGCCGGCGACCCCGTACCGGCGACCTGGTCCGGCGGATCCCACACACCGCCCACCGCGCCATCGAACTCGTCGCCACGATCCAACTGCCGGTGGTGTGTGCGATCCGGGGCTGGGCTGTCGGTCTGGGCTGCAACCTGGCGCTGGCCGCCGATTTCACGATCGCCGACAGCGGGGCGACGTTCTGGGAGCCGTTCATCGACCGGGGGTTCACCCCCGACTCCGGCGCGACCTGGCTGTTGCCCCGACTGGCCGGGGTGGCGCGGGCCAAGCGCATGCTGCTGCTCGGCGAGAAGGTCAGCGGGTCCCAGGCCGCCGACTGGGGGTTGATCCACAGCGCGGTTCCCGCCGACGAGCTGGACACCGCAGTCGACTCATTGCTCGCACGTCTGGCAGCCGGACCGACCGTCGCGATCGGGCTGGCCAAGCAGGCAATCGCCTACGGCCAGCACGCAACCCTGTCGCAAGCACTCAATCAGGAGCTGTCCAACCTGGAACTCTCCTGCCGCACCACCGATTTCAAAGAAGGGCTGGCCGCGTTCCGGGAACGGCGCGACCCGGACTTCCAGGGCCGTTGA
- a CDS encoding FadR/GntR family transcriptional regulator — translation MEGRVRRIRQPRVAEIVASKLRDDILSGRLREGDVLPTQESLFQEFGVSPPALREAIHLLETDGLISVRRGNVGGAVVQMPSAERTAHMIGMVLQTRAATPADVSEALLRLEPICAGMCAAREDRATEVVPYLQAEIDLQAAQFDDLSQYVPNARRFHEALVSRCGNEPMILLIGSLELIWSTHESGVWTGEGEAGMSAPTMRAALRDHQRLLDAIAEGNSARATKLAADHLTAARRTTLAAGNDKTIEARLISHDR, via the coding sequence ATGGAAGGACGCGTGCGGCGCATCCGGCAGCCCCGGGTTGCCGAGATCGTCGCGTCCAAACTGCGCGACGACATCCTGTCCGGCCGCCTGCGCGAGGGCGACGTGTTACCCACCCAGGAAAGCCTGTTCCAGGAGTTCGGCGTCAGTCCGCCCGCGCTGCGCGAGGCCATTCACCTGCTGGAGACCGACGGGTTGATCTCGGTGCGCCGCGGCAATGTCGGCGGTGCGGTGGTGCAGATGCCCTCGGCTGAGCGCACCGCCCACATGATCGGCATGGTGCTGCAGACGCGGGCCGCCACGCCGGCCGACGTGAGCGAGGCGCTGTTACGCCTGGAACCGATCTGCGCGGGAATGTGCGCCGCCCGGGAAGATCGCGCGACCGAGGTGGTGCCATATCTGCAGGCCGAGATCGACCTTCAGGCAGCGCAGTTCGACGACCTCTCGCAGTACGTGCCGAACGCCCGGAGATTCCACGAGGCCTTGGTATCCCGATGTGGCAACGAGCCGATGATCCTGCTGATCGGTTCCCTGGAATTGATCTGGTCCACCCACGAGTCAGGGGTGTGGACCGGGGAGGGGGAGGCGGGCATGTCGGCTCCGACCATGCGGGCGGCACTGCGCGATCATCAGCGGCTACTGGACGCGATTGCCGAGGGCAACTCGGCCCGCGCTACCAAGCTCGCCGCCGACCATCTCACCGCCGCGCGGCGCACGACACTGGCCGCCGGTAACGACAAAACCATTGAAGCGAGGTTGATTTCGCATGACAGATGA
- a CDS encoding enoyl-CoA hydratase/isomerase family protein yields MTAIATYDTIKYEVDGHKATITLNRPDALNALSPHMITELRAAYAEAENDDNVWLMIVTATGRAFCTGADVKEIPGDGKVLNERPYLSTYEQWEAPQEGTPPFRSMAKPVVVAINGICCGAGLDWVTTGDIVIASDQATFFDPHVSIGLVAAREMVRLAKALPRSVALRMALMGKHERMTVERAYELGLITEIVEHSRLLERAHEIADTVCLNAPLAVRGTRLAIHKTLDLPLHEGEILAETFRERVVRTEDALEGPRAFVEKRKPNWQAR; encoded by the coding sequence ATGACTGCAATCGCCACGTACGACACCATCAAATACGAGGTGGACGGGCACAAAGCCACCATCACCTTGAATCGGCCCGACGCGCTCAATGCACTGTCGCCCCACATGATCACCGAGTTGCGGGCTGCCTACGCCGAAGCCGAGAACGACGACAACGTCTGGCTCATGATTGTCACCGCCACCGGCCGCGCGTTCTGCACGGGTGCCGATGTCAAGGAGATCCCCGGCGACGGAAAGGTCCTCAACGAGCGGCCGTATCTGTCCACCTACGAACAGTGGGAAGCACCGCAGGAGGGCACGCCGCCCTTTCGGAGCATGGCCAAGCCCGTCGTGGTGGCGATCAACGGGATCTGCTGCGGTGCCGGCCTGGACTGGGTGACCACCGGTGACATCGTCATCGCCTCGGACCAGGCGACATTCTTCGACCCTCATGTGAGTATCGGCCTGGTGGCCGCGCGCGAGATGGTGCGCCTGGCCAAGGCTCTGCCGCGTTCGGTGGCGCTGCGAATGGCGTTGATGGGTAAGCACGAACGGATGACCGTCGAGCGCGCCTACGAGCTCGGGCTGATCACCGAGATCGTCGAACACTCTCGGCTGTTGGAACGTGCGCATGAGATCGCCGACACGGTGTGCCTCAATGCCCCGCTGGCGGTCCGCGGGACCCGGCTGGCCATTCACAAGACGCTGGATCTGCCGTTGCACGAGGGTGAGATCCTGGCCGAGACGTTCCGTGAGCGCGTGGTGCGCACCGAGGATGCGCTCGAAGGACCGCGGGCGTTCGTGGAGAAGCGCAAGCCCAACTGGCAGGCGCGGTAG